One genomic segment of Bacteroides caccae includes these proteins:
- the hisD gene encoding histidinol dehydrogenase → MKLIKYPTKDQWTELLKRPALNTESLFDTVRSIIDKVRAEGDKAVLEYEATFDKVTLSSLAVTPEEIRVAETLVSDKLKAAISLAKQNIETFHSAQRFVGKKVETMNGVTCWQKAVGIEKVGLYIPGGTAPLFSTVLMLAVPAKIAGCKEIVLCTPPDKEGNIHPAILFAAQLAGVSKIFKAGGVQAIAAMAYGTESVPKVYKIFGPGNQYVTAAKQLVSLSDVAIDMPAGPSEVEVLADASANPAFVAADLLSQAEHGVDSQAMLITTSEKLQTEVMAEVERQLAELPRREIASRSLENSKLILVRNIDEALELTNAYAPEHLIVETENYMEVAERVTNAGSVFLGALTPESAGDYASGTNHTLPTNGYAKAYSGVSLDSFIRKITFQEILPEGIKTIGPAIEEMAANEHLDAHKNAVTIRLKAINK, encoded by the coding sequence ATGAAATTAATTAAATACCCTACAAAAGACCAGTGGACGGAACTCTTGAAACGTCCGGCACTGAATACGGAAAGTCTGTTTGACACAGTTCGTTCCATTATAGACAAGGTAAGGGCAGAAGGTGATAAAGCTGTACTCGAATATGAAGCAACCTTTGATAAAGTAACCTTGTCCTCACTTGCTGTTACTCCTGAAGAAATACGGGTAGCCGAAACATTGGTGAGTGATAAATTGAAAGCCGCTATCTCTTTGGCTAAACAGAATATCGAAACATTTCACTCAGCTCAACGCTTTGTCGGAAAGAAGGTGGAAACGATGAACGGTGTAACCTGTTGGCAGAAAGCAGTGGGGATTGAGAAAGTCGGGCTTTATATCCCGGGGGGAACTGCCCCGCTTTTCTCAACCGTATTGATGTTGGCTGTTCCCGCAAAAATTGCAGGATGCAAAGAGATCGTACTTTGTACTCCTCCTGATAAAGAAGGAAATATTCACCCGGCTATTCTTTTTGCTGCCCAACTGGCGGGAGTGAGCAAGATTTTCAAAGCAGGTGGTGTGCAAGCTATCGCTGCTATGGCCTATGGAACAGAAAGCGTACCTAAAGTATATAAGATCTTCGGTCCCGGAAACCAATATGTGACAGCTGCCAAACAATTGGTCAGCTTGAGTGATGTAGCTATTGATATGCCTGCGGGTCCATCGGAAGTAGAGGTTTTGGCTGATGCATCGGCAAATCCGGCTTTTGTAGCTGCGGATTTATTGTCTCAGGCAGAACATGGAGTGGATAGCCAGGCTATGCTGATTACAACTTCCGAGAAACTGCAAACGGAAGTTATGGCTGAAGTAGAACGTCAATTAGCTGAATTGCCTCGTCGTGAAATTGCCTCCAGATCGTTGGAAAACAGTAAACTAATTCTGGTTAGAAATATCGATGAAGCATTGGAACTCACGAATGCTTATGCTCCCGAACACTTGATTGTGGAAACGGAAAACTATATGGAAGTAGCCGAACGGGTCACTAATGCCGGTTCTGTCTTCTTAGGTGCTTTGACTCCTGAAAGTGCGGGCGATTATGCTTCCGGCACCAATCATACCTTGCCGACTAATGGATACGCGAAAGCATATAGCGGTGTAAGTCTGGATAGCTTTATCCGCAAGATTACATTCCAGGAAATCCTTCCGGAAGGGATAAAGACCATCGGTCCGGCTATCGAAGAAATGGCCGCCAATGAACATTTGGACGCACATAAGAATGCCGTCACTATCCGCCTTAAAGCAATTAATAAGTAA
- the hisC gene encoding histidinol-phosphate transaminase has protein sequence MKTLQELTRPNIWKLKPYSSARDEYKGYTASVFLDANENPYNTPHNRYPDPMQCELKTLLSKIKKVSPEHIFLGNGSDEAIDLVFRAFCEPGKDNVVAIDPTYGMYQVCADVNDVEYRKVLLDDNFQFSANKLLAAADEHTKLIFLCSPNNPTGNDLIRSEIETLLREFEGLVILDEAYSDFSDAPSFLEELDKYPNLVVFQTFSKAWGCAAIRLGMAFASVEIIGILSKIKYPYNVNQLTQQQAISMLHKHYEIERWVKTLKEERDYLEEEFEKLPCTIKLFPSDANFFLVKVTDAVKIYNYLVGEGIIVRNRHSVSLCCNCLRVTVGTRIENNTLLAALRKYEG, from the coding sequence ATGAAAACGTTACAAGAACTAACCCGCCCGAACATTTGGAAGTTGAAACCTTACTCTTCGGCTCGTGATGAATATAAAGGTTATACGGCTTCTGTCTTTTTGGATGCAAACGAGAATCCGTACAATACACCTCATAACCGTTATCCGGACCCTATGCAGTGTGAACTGAAAACACTGCTGTCGAAAATAAAGAAAGTGTCTCCCGAACATATTTTTCTGGGAAATGGCAGTGATGAGGCTATTGATTTGGTATTTCGTGCATTCTGCGAACCGGGTAAAGATAATGTGGTCGCTATCGACCCTACTTACGGAATGTATCAGGTGTGTGCCGATGTGAACGATGTGGAATACCGGAAAGTGCTGTTGGATGATAACTTTCAGTTTTCGGCAAATAAATTATTGGCAGCTGCCGATGAACATACCAAGCTGATTTTCCTTTGTTCACCGAATAATCCGACAGGAAATGATTTGATTCGGTCTGAAATAGAAACACTCCTTCGCGAGTTTGAAGGATTGGTAATACTGGATGAGGCATATAGTGATTTCTCCGATGCACCTTCTTTTTTGGAAGAATTGGATAAGTACCCGAATCTTGTTGTATTCCAGACATTCTCCAAAGCATGGGGATGTGCTGCCATTCGTTTGGGAATGGCATTTGCGTCAGTCGAAATAATCGGTATCCTGAGCAAAATCAAATATCCCTATAATGTCAATCAACTGACCCAGCAACAAGCTATTTCTATGTTGCATAAACATTATGAAATAGAACGTTGGGTTAAAACGTTGAAGGAAGAACGTGATTATCTGGAAGAAGAATTTGAGAAATTACCTTGTACCATCAAACTGTTCCCGTCTGATGCGAACTTTTTTCTGGTTAAAGTGACGGATGCGGTGAAAATATACAATTATCTTGTAGGTGAAGGTATCATCGTGCGCAATCGCCATTCGGTTTCACTTTGCTGTAACTGTTTGCGTGTAACAGTGGGCACTCGGATAGAGAACAATACGTTATTGGCTGCTCTTAGAAAATATGAAGGATAA
- the hisB gene encoding bifunctional histidinol-phosphatase/imidazoleglycerol-phosphate dehydratase HisB, which translates to MDTKKKVLFIDRDGTLVIEPPVDYQLDSLEKLEFYPKVFRNLGFVRSKLDFEFVMVTNQDGLGTSSFPEETFWPAHNLMLKTLAGEGIAFDDILIDRSFPEDNAPTRKPRTGMLTKYIDNPDYDLAGSFVIGDRPTDVELAKNLGCRAIYLQDSTESLKEKGLENVCALATTDWDQIAEFLFAGERKAEVRRTTKETDIYVALNLDGSGICDISTGLGFFDHMLEQIGKHSGMDLTIRVKGDLEVDEHHTIEDTAIALGECINQALGSKRGIERYGYALPMDDCLCQVCLDFGGRPWLVWDAEFKREKIGEMPTEMFLHFFKSLSDAAKMNLNVKAEGQNEHHKIEGIFKALARALKMAIKRDIYHFELPSSKGVL; encoded by the coding sequence ATGGACACGAAGAAGAAAGTATTATTTATAGATAGAGATGGTACATTGGTCATTGAACCGCCTGTTGATTATCAGCTCGATTCGTTGGAAAAACTAGAATTTTACCCGAAAGTATTCCGTAATCTGGGCTTTGTCCGCAGTAAACTCGATTTCGAGTTTGTAATGGTTACTAATCAGGATGGACTGGGCACTTCATCTTTCCCGGAAGAAACATTTTGGCCTGCTCATAATTTGATGTTGAAAACATTGGCAGGAGAGGGGATTGCGTTTGATGATATTTTGATTGACCGTAGTTTTCCCGAGGATAATGCACCGACCCGTAAACCGCGTACCGGAATGCTGACAAAGTATATTGATAATCCTGACTACGATCTTGCCGGAAGTTTTGTGATTGGTGACCGTCCCACTGACGTGGAACTTGCCAAGAATTTGGGATGTCGTGCCATTTATTTGCAGGACTCAACAGAAAGCTTGAAAGAAAAAGGACTGGAAAATGTTTGTGCTCTTGCAACAACAGACTGGGATCAGATAGCCGAGTTCCTTTTTGCCGGTGAACGAAAAGCAGAGGTTCGTCGTACAACGAAAGAAACGGATATTTATGTTGCCTTGAACCTTGATGGAAGCGGCATTTGCGATATTTCCACCGGGCTTGGCTTTTTCGATCACATGCTCGAACAGATTGGAAAACACTCCGGTATGGATTTAACGATTCGTGTAAAAGGAGATTTGGAGGTAGACGAACATCATACTATCGAAGATACTGCTATTGCTTTAGGGGAGTGTATTAATCAGGCTTTAGGTAGTAAGCGTGGGATTGAGCGCTATGGCTATGCACTGCCTATGGATGATTGTCTTTGTCAAGTTTGTCTGGACTTCGGTGGTCGCCCTTGGTTAGTATGGGATGCTGAGTTTAAGCGCGAGAAAATAGGAGAGATGCCAACGGAAATGTTTCTTCATTTTTTCAAGTCATTGAGCGACGCTGCAAAAATGAATCTGAATGTCAAAGCAGAAGGGCAGAATGAGCATCATAAAATAGAGGGAATTTTTAAAGCCCTTGCACGTGCCTTGAAAATGGCAATTAAGAGAGATATCTATCATTTTGAACTTCCTTCCAGCAAAGGGGTACTCTGA
- a CDS encoding dual specificity protein phosphatase family protein has product MQKRILLSLLWGVIFSLSLFSQNLKAEKITLPDSKLNNLYKIDSGVYRSEQPSHSDFKALEKYGIGESLNLRNRHSDNDEATGTTVKLHRVKMKAHSVDEEQLITALRIIKNRKSPIVIHCHHGSDRTGVVCALYRIIFQNVSKEDAIREMTDGGFGFHRIYKNIIRRIREADIERIKREVMTVGGSY; this is encoded by the coding sequence ATGCAGAAACGAATCCTGTTAAGCCTACTTTGGGGAGTAATCTTTTCTCTTTCTCTTTTTAGTCAAAACCTGAAAGCAGAGAAGATTACTCTTCCCGATAGTAAACTGAATAATTTATATAAGATAGATTCAGGTGTATATCGTTCCGAACAACCTTCACACTCGGACTTTAAAGCTCTCGAAAAATATGGTATTGGAGAGTCTCTTAATCTTCGTAATAGACATAGTGACAATGATGAGGCAACAGGAACGACTGTGAAACTTCATCGAGTAAAGATGAAAGCGCACTCGGTAGATGAGGAACAGCTGATAACTGCATTGCGCATCATAAAGAATCGTAAATCGCCCATTGTCATTCATTGTCATCATGGCTCTGACCGTACAGGAGTCGTGTGTGCTCTTTACCGTATTATATTCCAGAATGTCTCTAAAGAAGATGCAATTCGTGAAATGACTGACGGAGGCTTTGGCTTTCATCGTATTTATAAAAACATTATTAGAAGAATCAGGGAAGCTGATATTGAACGAATAAAAAGAGAAGTGATGACTGTTGGAGGATCGTACTAG
- a CDS encoding NAD(+) synthase, protein MNYGFVKVAAAVPHVKVADCKFNVERIESLIAVAEGKGVQIIIFPEMSITGYTCGDLFGQQLLLEEAEMGLMQILNNTRQLDIISIVGMPVVVNSTVINSAVVIQKGKVLGVTAKTYLPNYKEFYEQRWFTSAIQLTTDNVRLCGQIVPIGANLLFETSDTTFGIEICEDLWSTIPPSSSLALQGAEILFNMSADNEGIGKHNYLCSLISQQSARCIAGYVFSSCGFGESTTDVVFAGNGLIYENGSLLARSERFSMEEQLIISEIDVERIRAERRINTTFAANQAKLRDKRAVSVATEFVNSKELTLTRSFHPHPFVPQGKELNEHCEDIFAIQVAGLAQRLVHTGAKTAVVGISGGLDSTLALLVCVKTFDKLGLSRKGILGITMPGFGTTDRTYHNAINLMKSLGISIREISIKDACIQHFKDIDHDINVHDVTYENSQARERTQILMDVANQTWGMVIGTGDLSELALGWATYNGDHMSMYGVNASVPKTLVKYLVQWVAENGVDEDSKTTLLDIVDTPISPELIPADENGEIKQKTEDLVGPYELHDFFLYYFLRFGFRPSKIYYLANIAFKGNYDEETIKKWLAIFFRRFFNQQFKRSCLPDGPKVGSISISPRGDWRMPSDANSAMWLKEIEGL, encoded by the coding sequence ATGAACTACGGATTCGTGAAAGTAGCAGCAGCCGTGCCACACGTGAAAGTGGCCGACTGTAAATTCAATGTAGAGAGAATAGAAAGCCTGATTGCAGTAGCCGAAGGAAAGGGAGTGCAAATCATCATTTTCCCGGAAATGAGTATTACTGGATATACTTGCGGCGATTTGTTCGGTCAACAGCTTTTGCTGGAAGAAGCAGAAATGGGATTAATGCAAATTCTGAATAACACGCGCCAATTGGACATTATTTCTATTGTTGGTATGCCGGTAGTTGTCAATTCGACGGTTATTAACAGCGCAGTAGTTATCCAGAAAGGAAAAGTACTAGGCGTTACCGCCAAAACTTATCTCCCTAACTATAAAGAGTTCTATGAGCAACGTTGGTTCACCTCCGCGATTCAACTAACAACAGACAATGTACGCCTATGCGGACAAATTGTTCCCATAGGAGCTAATTTGCTTTTTGAAACTTCAGATACTACTTTCGGAATTGAAATTTGTGAAGATCTATGGTCCACGATTCCTCCCAGCTCATCGCTAGCTTTACAAGGGGCGGAAATCCTATTCAATATGTCGGCAGACAATGAAGGTATCGGAAAACACAATTATCTGTGTTCTCTCATCAGTCAACAGTCTGCACGCTGTATCGCAGGATATGTCTTTTCATCTTGCGGTTTCGGAGAGTCTACTACTGATGTAGTCTTTGCCGGAAATGGATTGATTTACGAAAATGGAAGTCTGCTTGCACGCAGTGAGCGATTCAGCATGGAAGAACAGCTTATTATCAGCGAGATTGATGTAGAACGTATACGCGCAGAACGTAGAATCAACACAACTTTCGCGGCTAATCAAGCTAAATTAAGAGACAAGAGAGCAGTCTCTGTTGCCACAGAATTTGTAAACAGTAAAGAACTAACCCTCACCCGAAGTTTCCATCCACATCCATTTGTACCACAAGGGAAAGAACTAAACGAACACTGTGAAGACATTTTCGCTATTCAGGTAGCGGGATTGGCACAACGGCTTGTCCACACAGGAGCCAAGACTGCCGTAGTAGGAATTTCCGGTGGATTGGATTCAACGCTTGCACTACTTGTCTGCGTGAAAACGTTTGATAAACTAGGATTATCCAGAAAAGGAATTCTTGGAATCACAATGCCCGGTTTCGGAACGACTGACCGCACCTACCATAATGCTATCAACCTGATGAAATCATTAGGAATATCTATTCGTGAAATTAGTATTAAAGACGCTTGTATTCAACATTTCAAGGATATAGACCATGATATAAATGTGCATGATGTCACTTACGAAAATTCACAGGCACGCGAACGTACACAAATCTTAATGGACGTGGCCAATCAAACCTGGGGAATGGTAATAGGTACAGGAGATTTATCAGAACTTGCTTTAGGATGGGCAACATATAATGGCGATCACATGTCTATGTATGGCGTTAACGCAAGCGTCCCCAAAACACTCGTAAAATATCTGGTACAGTGGGTGGCAGAAAATGGTGTGGACGAAGATTCAAAAACCACATTGCTTGATATAGTGGATACTCCTATCAGTCCGGAACTGATTCCGGCAGACGAAAACGGAGAAATCAAACAAAAGACGGAAGACCTAGTCGGTCCTTACGAACTACACGACTTCTTCCTTTATTATTTCCTACGTTTCGGTTTCCGCCCTTCAAAGATTTATTATCTGGCAAACATCGCATTCAAAGGTAATTATGATGAAGAGACAATCAAGAAATGGCTGGCTATCTTTTTCCGCCGCTTCTTCAATCAACAATTCAAACGTTCCTGCTTGCCTGATGGCCCTAAAGTAGGCAGTATTTCTATCAGTCCGAGAGGGGATTGGCGAATGCCGAGCGACGCAAATTCAGCCATGTGGCTTAAAGAAATAGAAGGTTTATAG
- a CDS encoding Fur family transcriptional regulator, translated as MKPYERLLDHNIKPSMQRIAIMQYLMEHPIHPSADDIYTALSPSMPTLSKTTVYNTLKLFSEQGAAQMLTIDEKNTNFDADTSVHSHFLCKRCGHIYDLQCPEAVKKVESLEMDGHQVSEVHYYYKGICKNCLIKDKETRID; from the coding sequence ATGAAACCATACGAACGATTATTAGACCATAATATAAAGCCTTCGATGCAACGTATTGCAATTATGCAATATTTGATGGAGCATCCTATTCATCCGTCAGCTGATGATATTTATACAGCATTATCTCCTTCGATGCCTACGCTTTCAAAGACTACAGTTTACAATACCTTGAAACTGTTTTCGGAGCAAGGAGCGGCTCAAATGCTTACAATTGATGAGAAAAATACTAATTTTGATGCAGATACTTCCGTTCATTCCCATTTTCTTTGTAAACGTTGCGGACACATTTATGACCTGCAATGTCCGGAAGCGGTGAAAAAAGTAGAGAGTCTGGAAATGGACGGACATCAGGTGTCGGAAGTGCATTATTATTATAAAGGTATATGTAAGAATTGCTTGATAAAAGATAAAGAAACACGTATTGACTAA
- a CDS encoding NADH peroxidase: protein MKKFRCTVCGYVYEGDAAPEKCPLCKAPASKFVEVVEVEGGALTFADEHVIGVAKGCDEEMIKDLNNHFMGECTEVGMYLAMSRQADREGYPEVAEAFKRYAWEEAEHAAKFAELLGDCVWDTKTNLQKRKDAEQGACEDKKRIATRAKALNLDAIHDTVHEMCKDEARHGKGFEGLYNRYFGDK, encoded by the coding sequence ATGAAAAAATTTAGATGTACTGTTTGCGGTTACGTTTATGAAGGTGACGCAGCTCCTGAGAAATGTCCTTTGTGTAAAGCTCCTGCCAGCAAGTTTGTAGAAGTTGTTGAAGTAGAAGGTGGCGCATTGACTTTTGCTGATGAGCACGTTATCGGTGTTGCAAAAGGTTGCGACGAAGAAATGATTAAGGACCTGAACAATCACTTCATGGGCGAATGTACTGAGGTTGGAATGTATTTGGCTATGAGTCGTCAGGCAGACCGCGAAGGTTATCCTGAAGTAGCTGAAGCTTTCAAACGTTACGCTTGGGAAGAAGCTGAACATGCCGCTAAATTTGCTGAATTGCTGGGTGACTGTGTTTGGGATACCAAAACAAACCTGCAGAAACGTAAAGATGCTGAACAAGGTGCATGCGAAGACAAAAAACGTATCGCAACTCGTGCAAAAGCTTTAAATTTGGATGCTATCCATGACACTGTACATGAAATGTGCAAGGACGAAGCTCGTCACGGTAAAGGTTTTGAAGGTCTGTATAACCGTTATTTCGGCGATAAATAA